A window of the Cutaneotrichosporon cavernicola HIS019 DNA, chromosome: 6 genome harbors these coding sequences:
- a CDS encoding uncharacterized protein (Vacuolar import and degradation protein) — MPTETTERSPPPATLKCAECGAASLGPTDGVLILGETMDRVCAACVRTRGGTQALASPIDLDLYLSRLRLSPRQHAVVIDLAAASRLLPCRSPSPSSALPVSSPSSSTGALPESPPTNLPSLPESTVVRTGTPKDAQKNLPRTSSWATAPTPASPTSPALASAPSTYTGPNPLLDVGRGRARSDPRGCLYPGAVFKGTQRSGRSAYDVEIRLVDVSFINSTCCGYLTIANLTDTHPELTTFFDGEIIGPKYGFTTGQRFGATEVDDRRHWERFEPYLRASTKADIVRPEMLLRDPLPSVSRGETQARERDFVFLRIKEKFLVPDHTVRDISGASFAGFYYAMVDMAPNDIEPDWSVDACPRPVRRQSTSVVRPDVSRRMSVSTSGRRASTSTTRPDPARRMSTARMPPPPEPTLRGYYFHSLNNEFQELFVRHVPSSSAGTFEMR, encoded by the exons ATGCCGACTGAGACTACTGAGCGGTCCCCGCCACCCGCTACCCTCAAGTGCGCTGAAtgcggcgcggcgtctcTAGGGCCGACAGACGGCGTGCTCATCCTCGGAGAGACGATGGATCGCGTGTGCGCCGCCTGTGTCCGCACCCGTGGCGGCACCCAGGCGCTAGCGTCTCCGATCGACTTGGACCTGTATCTGTCGCGACTCCGTCTCTCGCCACGCCAGCACGCCGTCGTGAttgacctcgccgccgcgtcgcgacTGCTCCCATGTCGTTCACCatcgccttcctccgcccTCCCGGTGTCAtcgcccagctcgtccaCTGGCGCACTGCCAGAGTCGCCGCCCACCAatctcccctcccttcccgAGTCCACAGTAGTGCGCACGGGCACGCCCAAGGATGCACAGAAGAACCTTCCTCGCACGTCCTCGTGGGCTACTGCGCCCACACCCGCCTCACCTACCTCACCAGCCCTAGCCTCCGCCCCCTCGACATACACCGGGCCCAACCCACTTCTAGACGTCGGGCGcggacgcgctcgctccGATCCTCGCGGGTGTCTGTACCCCGGCGCAGTGTTCAAGGGCACGCAGCGCTCGGGACGGAGCGCATACGACGTCGAGATCCGCCTTGTCGACGTCAGCTTCATAAACTCGACGTGCTGCGGGTACCTGACCATTGCGAATCTGACCGACACGCATCCCGAGCTGACGACGTTCTTTGACGGCGAGATCATCGGGCCAAAGTACGGGTTCACGACGGGGCAGCGGTTTGGCGCGACAGAGGTCGACGACAGGCGGCACTGGGAACGCTTTGAGCCATACCTTCGTGCCTCGACCAAGGCCGATATTGTGCGGCCTGAGATGCTTCTCCGCGATCCACTGCCCAGCGTTTCAAGGGGGGAGAcgcaggcgcgcgagcgcgacttTGTGTTTCTTCGCATCAAGGAGAAGTTCCTCGTGCCAGATCACACGGTGCGCGATATCTCGGGGGCTAGCTTTGCTG GCTTCTACTACGCAATGGTAGACATGGCGCCAAACGACATCGAACCCGACTGGAGCGTCGACGCCTGTCCTCGCCCCGTCCGACGACAGAGCACGAGTGTGGTGCGCCCTGACGTTTCTCGGCGTATGAGCGTCTCGACGTCTGGCCGGCGCGCGTCCACCTCAACAACCCGACCGGACCCAGCGCGTAGGATGAGCACAGCCCGcatgccgccgccacccgaGCCCACGCTTAGAGGGTATTACTTCCACTCGCTGAACAACGAGTTCCAGGAGCTGTTCGTCCGCCACGTCCCGTCGTCGAGTGCGGGGACGTTTGAGATGCGTTAA
- the ASN1 gene encoding uncharacterized protein (Asparagine synthase), with the protein MCGIYCCYNYKGDLAAFRPRAIACSKRQRHRGPDWSGCFIAQDSILVHERLAIVGVDTGAQPLTNEDKSLILAVNGEIYNHVALRKGLKDKSAKFKTHSDCEVIMHLYKEHDTGVCNMLDGMFSFVLLDQSVTPSRVIAARDPIGITTLYMGWHSSAPETVFFASEMKCIQDECDTIKAFPPGHFYDSNKGELTRYYNPTWWNTDETEPPHNPTDYTLIRETLETAVKKRLMSEVPYGVLLSGGLDSSLIASIAARETDKLAEAQEAKRKRRLSVSSNGWVGDDEGQPLAAWPQLHSFAIGLEGAPDLIAARKAADFLGTVHHEYHFTVEEGLDAIAEVIYHLETYDVTTVRASTPMYLLSRKIKAMGVKMVLSGEGSDEIFGGYLYFHAAPNAKDFHQECVKRVKNLHTADCLRANKSTMAWGLEARVPFLDKEFLEVSMNIDAKDKMFTKGGTQQIDEDGRPRMEKYILRKAFDCAPDGKPYLPDSILWRQKEQFSDGVGYSWIDGMKAHSEQVVTDQQLADAKNRWPVGTPETKEAYWIREIFEHHFPSDAAAGTAVRWVPKQEWGVSSDPSGRAVAIHTAAYDGKA; encoded by the exons ATGTGCGGCATCTACTGCTGCTACAACTACAAGggcgaccttgccgccTTCCGCCCTCGCGCCATTGCGTGCTCGAAGCGTCAGCGTCACCGTGGCCCCGACTGGTCGGGCTGTTTCATTGCCCAGGACTCGATTCTCGTCCACGAGCGTCTTGCTATCGTCGGTGTTG ACACCGGTGCCCAGCCCCTCACCAACGAGGACAAGtcgctcatcctcgccgtcaacgGCGAGATCTACAACCATGTCGCTCTCCGCAAGGgcctcaaggacaagaGCGCAAAGTTCAAGACCCACTCTGACTGCGAGGTTATCATGCACCTC TACAAGGAGCACGACACCGGAGTGTGCAACATGCTCGACGGCATGTTCTCGTttgtcctccttgaccagTCGGtgacgccctcgcgcgTTATCGCTGCCCGTGACCCAATCGGCATCACCACCCTCTACATGGGCTGGCACTCGTCGGCGCCCGAGAccgtcttcttcgcctCGGAGATGAAGTGCATCCAGGACGAGTGCGACACCATCAAGGCGTTCCCTCCTGGACACTTTTACGACTCGAACAAGGGCGAGCTTACCCGCTACTACAACCCCACCTGGTGGAACACGGACGAGACCGAGCCTCCCCACAACCCCACCGACTACACCCTCATCCGCGAGACCCTCGAGACTGCCGTCAAGAAGCGTCTCATGTCTGAGGTTCCCTACGGTGTGCTCCTCTCGGGCGGTCTCGACTCGTCGCTCATTGCGTCGATCGCCGCTAGAGAGAccgacaagctcgccgaggcgcaggaggccaagcgcaagcgccgcctcaGCGTGTCGTCGAACGGATGggttggcgacgacgagggacagccgctcgccgcctgGCCCCAGCTCCACTCGTTTGCCATTGGTCTCGAGGGCGCTCCCGACCTCATTGCCGCCCGTAAGGCCGCCGACTTCCTTGGCACCGTCCACCACGAGTACCACTTCACCGTTGAGGAGGGCCTCGACGCTATCGCCGAGGTCATCTACCACCTCGAGACTTACGACGTCACCACCGTCCGCGCCTCGACCCCCATGTACCTCCTCTCGCGCAAGATCAAGGCCATGGGTGTCAAGATGGTCCTCTCGGGTGAGGGCTCTGACGAGATCTTTGGTGGTTACCTCTACTtccacgccgcgccgaaCGCAAAGGACTTCCACCAGGAGTGCGTCAAGCGCGTCAAGAACCTCCACACGGCCGACTGCCTCCGCGCCAACAAGTCGACCATGGCCTGGGGTCTTGAGGCTCGCGtccccttcctcgacaaggagttcctcgaggtcTCGATGAACATTgacgccaaggacaagatGTTCACCAAGGGCGGCACCCAGCAgattgacgaggacggccgcCCCCGCATGGAGAAGTACATTCTCCGCAAGGCGTTCGACTGCGCCCCTGACGGAAAGCCGTACCTCCCCGACTCGATCCTCTGGCGCCAGAAGGAGCAGTTCTCGGACGGTGTCGGCTACTCGTGGATTGACGGCATGAAGGCCCACTCAGAGCAGGTCGTCACGGAccagcagctcgccgacgccaagaaccGCTGGCCCGTCGGCACCCccgagaccaaggaggCCTACTGGATCCGCGAGATCTTCGAGCACCACTTCCCCTCGGACGCTGCTGCCGGCACTGCCGTGCGCTGGG TTCCGAAGCAGGAGTGGGGCGTCTCGTCGGACCCGTCtggccgcgccgtcgcgatCCACACGGCGGCGTACGACGGCAAGGCGTAA
- a CDS encoding uncharacterized protein (Enoyl-(Acyl carrier protein) reductase) → MSTPHPFGLTGKHVLVTGAGGGLGRAIVAAFVSAGAYVTGADQDITQLAGLPLHHRLAFDITDAAACRRAIDELEVLGATPDVLVNNAGASRADSLASLEEEGMWDAELATNLTGAYHVTAPVTKVWDKAGRGGTIVFTSSVNALTHYGNPAYAAAKAGLIAYARALAVELGCKGVRANVVAPGSVRTAAWAHRDPAVLDAAARHYPIGRILAPEDVANTIVFLASPLAAGITGAVIPVDGGLMAGNMPFVRDIIGSDI, encoded by the coding sequence ATGTCCACCCCTCATCCCTTCGGCTTGACCGGGAAGCACGTCCTCGTAACCGGTGCCGGCGGgggcctcggccgcgcaATCGTCGCCGCCTTTGTCTCTGCGGGTGCTTACGTCACGGGAGCGGACCAGGACATCACCCAGCTAGCCGGCCTGCCGCTGCATCACCGCCTAGCTTTTGACATCACGGACGCCGCGGCGTGCCGACGCgccatcgacgagctcgaagTACTCGGCGCAACTCCAGACGTGCTGGTGAACAATGCGGGTGCGTCGCGTGccgactcgctcgcctcgttggaggaggaggggatgTGGGATGCCGAGCTGGCAACCAACCTCACTGGCGCGTATCATGTCACTGCGCCGGTTACCAAGGTGTGGGACAAGGCTGGGCGGGGCGGCACGATCGTGTTCACAAGCTCGGTGAACGCGCTAACGCATTACGGTAATCCTGCTTATGCTGCTGCAAAGGCGGGGCTGATTGCCTACGCGCGTGCTCTCGCCGTCGAACTCGGATGCAAGGGCGTGCGGGCCAATGTCGTCGCGCCTGGCTCGGTGCGGACGGCCGCGTGGGCCCACCGTGACCCCGCCGTactcgacgccgcagcACGGCATTACCCCATCGGCAGAATCCTCGCTCCTGAAGACGTCGCGAACACCATTGTCTTCCTCGCCTCTCCACTGGCCGCGGGGATAACGGGCGCCGTCATTCCCGTCGACGGCGGGCTCATGGCCGGCAACATGCCGTTCGTGCGCGACATCATCGGAAGCGATATCTAG
- the RFC2 gene encoding uncharacterized protein (Replication factor C C-terminal domain), with protein sequence MATTFGARPAATAEQQQRLQPWVEKYRPKTIDDVSSQENTVAVLRKALASTNLPHMLFYGPPGTGKTSTILALARQLFGPDLFRSRVLELNASDERGISVVREKIKTFARETPRNVGVSSDGKVYPAPPYKLIILDEADSMTQDAQSALRRIMETYSRITRFCLVCNYVTRIIEPLASRCSKFRFRPLAADSSQARIEMIANAEGVNAEPGVLELILKLANGDLRKAITYLQTAQRLHSTSNPPTAITTMSVHEISGIVPGSVIDRLVRSMGIEPGEGISPSAASGFEGVRNAVRGVGREGWSAGQVLEQIHDAIVPMESIPTMAKANAAIAIAECDKALCEGGDEELQLFECCLRVKDAMEKAYK encoded by the exons atggCAACAACGTTTGGAGCacgccccgccgccacggccgagcagcagcagcgcctGCAGCCCTGGGTAGAGAAGTA ccgGCCCAAGACGATTGACGATGTCTCGTCGCAGGAGAATACGGTTGCGGTGCTGCGCaaggcgctggcgtcgaccAAT cttcCGCACATGCTGTTCTACGGGCCACCGGGGACGGGCAAGACTTCGACcatcctcgcgctcgcgcggcaGTTGTTTGG ccctGACCTCTTCCGCTCGCGTGTGCTCGAGCTGAACGCGTCTGACGAGCGCGGTATCAGCGTCGTGCGTGAGAAGATCAAGACTTTTGCGCGCGAGACCCCGCGCAACGTCGGCGTCTCGTCCGACGGCAAGGTGTACCCCGCGCCACCGTACAAGCTCATCAttcttgacgaggccgactcGATGACGCAAGACGCGCAGAGCGCCCTCCGCCGCATCATGGAGACGTACTCGCGCATCACGCGCTTCTGTCTCGTCTGCAACTATGTCACCCG gatCATCGAGCCGCTCGCATCGCGCTGCTCCAAGTTCCGTTTCCGTCCTCTCGCGGCCGACTCGTCGCAGGCGCGTATCGAGATGatcgccaacgccgagggcgtgaACGCCGAGCCAGGCGTTCTCGAACTGATCCTGAAGCTGGCTAACGGCGACCTCCGAAAGGCCATCACGTACCTCCAGACCGCGCAGCGGCTGCACTCTACATCCAACCCCCCAACAGCTATCACCACCATGTCCG taCACGAGATCTCGGGCATCGTGCCGGGGAGCGTGATCGACCGCCTCGTGCGGTCTATGGGCATCGAGCCTGGAGAAGGGATTAGCCCGTCCGCCGCGTCAGGATTTGAGGGTGTGCGGAACGCTGTGCGTGGCGTCGGGCGCGAGGGATGGTCTGCGGGACAGGTGCTGGAGCAGATCCACGACGCGATTGTGCCGATGGAGAGCATTCCGACGATGGCCAAGGCGAACGCGGCGATCGCCATTGCCGAGTGCGACAAAGCTTtgtgcgagggcggcgacgaggagctgcagCTGTTCGAGTGCTGTCTGCGGGTCAAGGACGCGATGGAGAAGGCGTACAAGTAG
- the CGI121 gene encoding uncharacterized protein (Kinase binding protein CGI-121) produces METYTLAFAPPNLSPLHIAYFEDVENSASIKRRLVSAATTPGADGELARAAVDFAFIDADLVVSKSHLTTALLATLLTSLPNAPNAMLDAPPVPRTRTHNIHSEVLCALSPNNNISDAIRRFGVGEKTTRMVVVKFGGETAEVWKAIEAVVKGRLERVDKIDEVDVPWSRVDKVYKVGEMNQLKMPAAELEAAKCAAIVNAVAVKHAM; encoded by the exons ATGGAAACCTACACGCTCGCCTTTGCGCCTCCCAACCTCTCCCCTCTGCACATTGCGTACTTTGAGGACGTCGAAAACTCGGCCTCCAtcaagcgccgcctcgtatcggccgcgacgacccCCGGTGCGGACGGAGAGCtagcgcgcgccgccgtcgactTTGCCTTCATCGACGCGGACCTGGTCGTCTCGAAATCGCACCTCACCActgcgctcctcgcgacGCTGCTCACCTCTCTTCCCAATGCGCCGAACGCTATGTTGGATGCGCCTCCAGTTCCCAGGACGCGGACACATAATATCCATTCAGAGGTGCTCTGTGCGCTGTCGCCGAATAATAATATCAGCGATGCGATTCGCCGCtttggcgtcggcgagaagacgacgaggatggtcgtcgtcaagtTTGGCGGAGAGACGGCGGAGGTTTGGAAAGCGATAGAAGCGGTGGTCAAGGGACGCTTGGAGAGGGTAGACAagatcgacgaggtcgacgtgcCGTGGAGCAGGGTCGATAAG GTGTACAAGGTCGGGGAGATGAACCAGCTCAAAATGCCGGCCGCAGAGCTCGAGGCAGCAAAGTGCGCCGCTATCGTCAACGCCGTCGCTGTCAAGCATGCCATGTAA
- a CDS encoding uncharacterized protein (Sulfate permease family): MSPSTPDPGTPTDSGGPTPVSSRLDLTVLPPTPTRLLRAATDPNFAASSETSRLLATKHPKYWDAADSDDDRGRGRSSGAGHRSASEASTQRLQKATRVAHKIRQRSKYYVPVTEWLPTYSWSLFAGDVVAGISVACLMVPQAMSYATSLAKLTPVAGLWSSSVPIFLYGLLGTSRQLSMGPEASLSLMLGQLITELVWGDPHNTPENPELEAAAISVIATFQVALITGVLGLLRLGFLDVVLSRALLRGFITAIGVIISIEQSIPLLGLTQVLHDAGDPPILPIPKLIFIIRHITQSNPITTTLSACSLSFLIFGKVLKQRVKKTPGGAWLRFVPEILLVVIFTTLFTSIFRWDLDGVDILGKIQTTTGSPFGLPLSSLTMKYFNATFPTAFVMALVGVVDSMVSARENATKYSYAVHPNRELVAYGATNLVASTLTSTGCLPVFGSPTRSRLNGETGGRTQMASLITSTLVLLSIFFVIPWLFFLPRCVLAAIITTVVYGILNEAPHDVIYYWRMRAWPDFIQMAGTFLLTILFSIEVGVVASVGFSLLLVIQNSTKPRIKIIGRRPDTDDWVPIDEDDEASEEIPGVLVVRIREPLSFANTGGLKERLRRLELYGPQKSHPSDAPLRESAKAVILHMGDVDEIDASALQILAELVHSYQERGVGIYFAHLHPQQLEQFRIVDIPQTLGPSRFHPDVRSAMLEVESLGFGNRSAPSRFLTHRSSANNIA; this comes from the exons ATGTCGCCCTCAACCCCAGATCCCGGCACGCCCACCGACTCTGGTGGACCAACACCCGTCTCCTCGCGTCTCGACTTGACAGTCCTCCCGCCAACCCCTACGCGTCTATTACGCGCCGCCACGGACCCGAATTTCGCCGCTTCCAGCGAGACGagccgcctcctcgccaccaaaCACCCAAAGTACTGGGACGCGGcggacagcgacgacgacagaGGCAGAGGACGGAGCAGTGGGGCTGGTCATAGATCTG CGTCTGAGGCGAGTACGCAGCGTCTGCAGAAGGCCACGAGGGTCGCACACAAGATCCGCCAGCGGTCCAAGTACTATGTTCCT GTCACCGAGTGGCTGCCGACATACTCTTGGTCCCT GTTCGCAGGAGACGTCGTAGCTGGTATCTCGGTTGCTTGCCTCATGGTCCCACAG GCCATGTCTTATGCTACGAGCTTGGCCAAGCTCACTCCCGTTGCGGGGCtgtggtcgtcgtcggtgccCATATTCCTCTATGGTCTGCTGGGTACTAGTCG CCAGCTGTCCATGGGCCCCGAAGCATCGCTCTCTCTCATGTTAGGCCAGCTGATCACCGAGCTTGTATGGGGCGACCCGCACAATACGCCCGAGAACCCCGAACTTGAGGCCGCAGCCATTTCCGTCATTGCGACGTTCCAGGTCGCCCTTATCAccggcgtcctcggcttgctgcgcctcggcttcctcgacgtcgttcTCTCCCGCGCTCTCCTCCGTGGCTTCATCACCGCCATCGGCGTC ATCATCTCCATCGAGCAGAGCATCCCGCTTCTCGGCCTGACGCAGGTCCTGCACGACGCTGGCGACCCGCCGATCCTCCCGATCCCCAAGCTCATCTTTATCATCAGGCATATCACACAGTCGAACCCGATCACGACCACCCTCTCTGCTTGCTcgctctccttcctcatcttcgGCAAGGTCCTCAAGCAGCGCGTGAAGAAGACGCCCGGGGGCGCGTGGTTACGCTTCGTGCCAGAGATTCTTCTCGTTGTCATCTTCACTACCC TGTTCACGTCCATCTTCCGCTGGGAtcttgacggcgtcgacatccTCGGCAAAATTCAGACGACGACTGGCAGTCCGTTCGGCCTCCCGCTCTCGTCACTTACCATGAAGTACTTCAACGCGACG ttcCCAACCGCGTTCGTCAtggcgctcgtcggcgtcgtcgactcgATGGTCTCGGCCCGTGAGAACGCGACCAAGTACAGCTATGCTGTCCACCCGAaccgcgagctcgtggcCTACGGCGCCACTaacctcgtcgcgtcgaCACTCACGTCTACGGGCTGCCTCCCGGTGTTCGGTTCGcccacgcgctcgcgcctGAACGGAGAGACAGGAGGCCGCACGCAGATGGCGTCACTTATAACGTCTACGCTTGTGCTCTTGTCCATTTTCTTCGTCATTCCCTGGCTGTTCTTCCTCCCACGC TGCGTCCTCGCGGCGATCATTACCACGGTCGTGTATGGCA TCCTCAACGAGGCACCGCACGACGTCATCTACTACTGGCGGATGCGCGCATGGCCCGACTTTATCCAGATGGCGGGCACCTTCCTGCTTACGATCCTGTTCAGCATCGAGGTCGGAGTCGTCGCTTCGGTTGGTTTCTCCCTCCTACTCGTCATCCAGAACTCGACCAAGCCGCGGATCAAGATTATTGGCCGCCGCCCGGACACGGACGACTGGGTCcccatcgacgaggacgacgaggcgtcGGAGGAGATTCCAGGTGTG ctcGTTGTTCGCATCCGCGAGCCCCTCTCGTTCGCAAACACCGGCGGCCTCAAggagcgcctgcgccgtCTCGAGCTCTACGGTCCTCAGAAAAGCCACCCGTCAGACGCGCCGCTCCGCGAGTCTGCCAAGGCAGTCATCCTGCATATGGGCGAC GTAGACGAGATCGACGCCAGCGCACTCCAGATCCTAGCTGAGCTTGTACACTCGTACCAGGAGCGCGGCGTAGGCATCTACTTTGCGCACCTCCACCCGCAGCAGCTTGAGCAGTTCCGCATCGTCGACATCCCGCAGACG ctcGGACCATCGAGGTTCCACCCGGATGTACGCAGCGCCatgctcgaggtcgagtcgCTCGGTTTCGGCAACCGCTCGGCACCCTCGCGCTTCCTCACCCACCGCTCCAGCGCCAACAACATTGCTTAG
- a CDS encoding uncharacterized protein (Appr-1'-p processing enzyme) has protein sequence MSSFVDPATLPSIVDTHADGSSNEYKPDAELNARIAIWRGDITKLKADMIVNAANRSLMGGGGVDGAIHRAAGKELLKECAGLGGANTGETKLTKGYNLPSKFIGHTVGPIYHADRKEESARLLKSCYQSALELCAENGGGSIGFPSVSTGIYGYPIRDATQIALKTTREFLEKNDSIKHVVYVVFLEKDEKVYNELVTDYFPIPEAKSRSP, from the exons ATGTCCAGCTTTGTCGACCCCGCCACTCTCCCCTCCATTGTTGACACACATGCCGACGGGAGCAGCAACGAGTACAAGCCtgatgccgagctcaacgCGCGTATCGCCATCTGGAGAG gcgACATCACtaagctcaaggccgacatGATCGTCAACGCGGCCAACAGGAGCCTcatgggtggcggcggcgtggacgGTGCGatccaccgcgccgccggcaaggagctgctcaaggagTGTGCTGGCCTCGGCGGAGCGAATACGGGCGAGACCAAGTTGACTAAGGGGTACAAC ctcccGTCCAAGTTCATCGGACACACTGTTGGGCCGATATACCACGCAGAccgcaaggaggagagtgcGCGACTGCTCAAGTCATGTTACCAGAGCGCACTGGAGCTGTGTGCGGAGAACGGAGGAGGGTCGATTGGATTCCCGAGCGTATCCACTGGTATCT ACGGCTACCCCATCCGCGACGCAACGCAAATCGCACTCAAGACGACACGCGAGTTCCTCGAGAAGAACGACTCT atcAAGCACGTCGTATACGTCGTGTTCctggagaaggacgagaaggTGTACAACGAGCTGGTAACGGACTACTTCCCGATCCCCGAGGCAAAAAGCCGCAGCCCatga